The following coding sequences lie in one Pseudorca crassidens isolate mPseCra1 chromosome 2, mPseCra1.hap1, whole genome shotgun sequence genomic window:
- the ZSCAN20 gene encoding zinc finger and SCAN domain-containing protein 20 isoform X1, whose protein sequence is MQEDAGQGRPAERRHPGETMAVALEARAQASPPPEPEELLIVKLEEDSWRPDSQPREKDHDPVPGPEASRQRFRQFRYRDAAGPHEAFSQLWALCCHWLRPEIRLKEQILELLVLEQFLTILPREVQAWVQARHPESGEEAVALVEDWHREARAAGQQELELCAEETRSLKTVKESQSFQLWTADHWPEGQSQKQWVKNPCPDLPKRLDTKMALQPLKESAVLIPRVPTLPKMGSVGDWEVTVESQEALGPVRHAEKEFCKDPPVDSCGNGLPLGVPVSKPTIISQQEQGPEFWGPRFVNSGQKNPEDYSWDTEQTKPAQALAWRDSKAWEERYQWDVEDVKVSGVHWSYEETKTFLAILSESPFSEKLRTCHQNRQVYRAIAERLRAQGFLRTLEQCRYRVKNLLRNYRKAKSSHPPGTCPFYEELEALVRARTAIRASDGPGEAVALPRLGDSDMEVDEQEEGGWEPEETTDDCNGDDSHLATEEFVHRPRIPGGPALLQSRIAGVHWGYEETKAFLTILSESPFSEKLRTCHQNSQVYRAIAERLCAQGFLRTLEQCRYRFKNLLRSYRKAKSSHPPGTCPFYEELDSLMRARTAVRDMGTSKEAVGLPTSGESGTQVVNQEAWDEMAGEDAIRSPTPGPKTPDTGFEMRHEGEDQISEQDIFEDLPGALSKCTAEDDCYPHDWGEDSENENEGKGQWGNPSQDQWEECSSEEDLEKLIDHQGLYLAEKPFKCDTCVKRFSRNSQLIAHQRIHTGERPYKCLECGKSFSDRSNFNTHQRIHTGEKPYKCLECGKSFSDHSNLITHQRTHTRVKPYKCGECWEGFTQSSNLLKHQRIHLGGNPDHCGEPGKNSGQSPSFSAHWRNSAEETSLEQTQSASKNLNSPGLQSTNSGDKLYQCSECGRSFSKSSALISHQRIHTGEKPYGCAECGKSFSKSSTLANHQRTHTGEKPYECADCGKCFGERSKLITHQRVHTGEKPYRCLECGKFFRDRSNLITHQRIHTGEKPYKCRECGKCFNQSSSLIIHQRIHTGEKPYKCMECGKDFNNSSHFSAHRRTHAGGKVS, encoded by the exons ATGCAGGAAGACGCTGGACAAGGACGGCCAGCTGAAAGGAGGCATCCAGGCGAGACCATGGCTGTAGCCCTGGAAGCCCGGGCCCAGGCCTCCCCGCCACCAGAGCCTGAAGAACTCTTGATTGTCAAGCTGGAGGAGGACTCGTGGAGACCGGACTCCCAACCCCGGGAGAAGGACCATGACCCTGTCCCTGGCCCCGAGGCCTCCCGCCAGCGCTTCAGGCAGTTCCGGTACAGGGATGCGGCGGGACCCCACGAGGCCTTCAGCCAGCTCTGGGCACTCTGCTGTCACTGGCTGAGGCCGGAGATCCGCCTCAAAGAGCAGATACTGGAGTTGCTGGTGCTGGAGCAGTTCCTGACTATCTTACCCAGGGAGGTCCAGGCCTGGGTACAGGCGCGCCACCCTGAGAGTGGCGAGGAGGCGGTGGCCCTGGTGGAGGATTGGCACCGAGAGGCGCGGGCCGCGGGACAGCAG GAACTGGAACTGTGTGCAGAAGAGACCAGGTCCTTAAAGACAGTGAAGGAATCTCAGAGCTTCCAGCTGTGGACAGCAGATCACTGGCCCGAGGGACAGTCCCAGAAGCAGTGGGTGAAGAATCCATGTCCTGACCTTCCCAAGCGTCTAGACACCAAGATGGCACTACAGCCCTTGAAAGAGAGTG CTGTCCTCATTCCCCGAGTCCCTACTCTACCAAAGATGGGAAGCGTTGGAGATTGGGAGGTGACAGTGGAGTCTCAG GAAGCCCTGGGTCCCGTCAGACACGCTGAGAAGGAGTTCTGCAAGGACCCCCCAGTAGACAGCTGTGGGAACGGCCTGCCCCTGG GAGTTCCAGTTTCAAAACCAACCATCATCTCCCAGCAAGAGCAAGGACCAGAATTTTGGGGTCCAAGATTTgtaaattctggacaaaagaacCCTGAAGATTACAGCTGGGATACTGAGCAGACAAAACCAGCTCAGGCATTGGCCTGGAGGGATTCCAAGGCCTGGGAAGAACGATATCAGTGGGACGTGGAGGATGTGAAAGTATCAGGTGTGCACTGGAGCTATGAGGAGACTAAGACTTTCCTGGCAATTTTGAGTGAGTCTCCTTTTTCTGAAAAACTCCGGACTTGTCACCAGAACCGCCAGGTGTACCGGGCCATTGCAGAAAGGCTGAGGGCACAGGGCTTCCTGCGGACCCTGGAGCAGTGTCGCTACAGAGTCAAAAATCTCCTACGGAATTACCGGAAAGCCAAGAGCAGCCACCCGCCGGGGACCTGCCCCTTCTATGAGGAGCTGGAGGCCCTGGTGAGGGCTCGGACGGCCATCAGAGCCTCAGATGGCCCAGGAGAGGCTGTGGCTCTCCCCAGGCTGGGGGACAGTGACATGGAGGTGGATGAGCAGGAGGAAGGGGGCTGGGAGCCTGAGGAAACAACGGACGACTGTAATGGTGATGACAGTCACCTGGCCACTGAAGAGTTCGTCCACAGACCCAGGATTCCAGGGGGCCCAGCTCTGCTCCAGAGTCGTATTG CAGGTGTGCACTGGGGCTACGAGGAGACCAAGGCCTTCCTGACCATTCTCAGTGAGTCCCCATTCTCTGAGAAGCTTCGCACTTGTCACCAGAACAGCCAGGTGTACCGGGCCATTGCAGAGCGGCTGTGTGCACAGGGCTTCCTGCGGACCCTGGAGCAGTGTCGCTACAGATTCAAAAACCTCCTTCGAAGCTACCGAAAAGCCAAGAGCAGCCACCCACCTGGGACCTGCCCCTTCTATGAGGAGCTGGACTCGCTGATGAGGGCTCGGACTGCGGTTAGAGACATGGGGACCAGCAAGGAGGCAGTGGGTCTTCCTACTTCTGGGGAGAGTGGTACCCAGGTTGTCAACCAGGAGGCCTGGGATGAAATGGCAGGTGAAGATGCCATCAGATCTCCAACCCCAGGTCCTAAAACCCCAGACACTG GTTTTGAGATGAGGCATGAGGGTGAAGACCAGATTTCAGAGCAAGACATCTTTGAAGATTTGCCTGGAGCCTTATCAAAGTGTACTGCAGAGGATGATTGCTACCCTCATGATTGGGGGGAagacagtgaaaatgaaaacGAAGGTAAAGGGCAGTGGGGAAATCCATCCCAGGATCAGTGGGAAGAATGTTCTTCTGAAGAGGACTTAGAAAAACTCATCGATCATCAAGGCCTGTACCTTGCAGAGAAACCCTTCAAGTGTGACACGTGCGTGAAAAGGTTCAGCCGGAATTCACAGTTAATTGCCCACCAGCGGATACACACAGGTGAGAGGCCCTACAAATGCCTTGAATGTGGGAAAAGCTTTAGTGACCGCTCCAACTTCAATACCCATCAGagaatccacactggagagaagccctacAAATGCCTTGAATGTGGGAAAAGCTTTAGTGACCACTCCAATCTCATCACCCACCAGAGAACGCACACAAGGGTGAAACCCTATAAATGTGGGGAATGTTGGGAAGGCTTCACCCAGAGCTCAAACCTTCTGAAACATCAGAGAATCCACTTGGGAGGAAATCCTGATCACTGTGGTGAGCCTGGGAAAAACTCTGGCCAGAGCCCATCCTTTAGTGCTCACTGGAGGAACTCAGCAGAGGAGACATCTCTGGAACAAACTCAGAGTGCCAGTAAGAACTTGAATTCTCCTGGACTGCAAAGCACCAACTCAGGGGATAAACTTTATCAGTGTTCCGAATGTGGAAGAAGCTTCTCCAAGAGTTCTGCCCTCATCAGTCACCAAAGAATCCACACGGGAGAGAAACCATATGGATGTGCCGAATGTGGGAAAAGCTTCAGTAAGAGCTCCACTCTGGCCAACCACCAGCGAacccacactggggagaagcCGTATGAGTGTGCGGACTGTGGGAAATGCTTCGGGGAGCGTTCCAAGCTCATCACACACCAGAGGGTGCACACAGGAGAGAAGCCCTACAGATGCCTCGAGTGTGGGAAGTTCTTCCGTGACCGTTCCAACCTCATTACCCACCAGAGAatccacacaggagagaaaccttataAGTGCAGAGAGTGTGGGAAATGCTTTAACCAGAGCTCCAGTCTTATTATTCACCAGAGAATCCACACCGGGGAGAAACCCTACAAGTGTATGGAGTGTGGCAAAGATTTCAACAACAGCTCCCACTTCAGTGCCCACAGGAGAACCCATGCAGGAGGGAAGGTGTCATag
- the ZSCAN20 gene encoding zinc finger and SCAN domain-containing protein 20 isoform X3: protein MQEDAGQGRPAERRHPGETMAVALEARAQASPPPEPEELLIVKLEEDSWRPDSQPREKDHDPVPGPEASRQRFRQFRYRDAAGPHEAFSQLWALCCHWLRPEIRLKEQILELLVLEQFLTILPREVQAWVQARHPESGEEAVALVEDWHREARAAGQQELELCAEETRSLKTVKESQSFQLWTADHWPEGQSQKQWVKNPCPDLPKRLDTKMALQPLKESAVLIPRVPTLPKMGSVGDWEVTVESQEALGPVRHAEKEFCKDPPVDSCGNGLPLGVPVSKPTIISQQEQGPEFWGPRFVNSGQKNPEDYSWDTEQTKPAQALAWRDSKAWEERYQWDVEDVKVSGVHWSYEETKTFLAILSESPFSEKLRTCHQNRQVYRAIAERLRAQGFLRTLEQCRYRVKNLLRNYRKAKSSHPPGTCPFYEELEALVRARTAIRASDGPGEAVALPRLGDSDMEVDEQEEGGWEPEETTDDCNGDDSHLATEEFVHRPRIPGGPALLQSRIGFEMRHEGEDQISEQDIFEDLPGALSKCTAEDDCYPHDWGEDSENENEGKGQWGNPSQDQWEECSSEEDLEKLIDHQGLYLAEKPFKCDTCVKRFSRNSQLIAHQRIHTGERPYKCLECGKSFSDRSNFNTHQRIHTGEKPYKCLECGKSFSDHSNLITHQRTHTRVKPYKCGECWEGFTQSSNLLKHQRIHLGGNPDHCGEPGKNSGQSPSFSAHWRNSAEETSLEQTQSASKNLNSPGLQSTNSGDKLYQCSECGRSFSKSSALISHQRIHTGEKPYGCAECGKSFSKSSTLANHQRTHTGEKPYECADCGKCFGERSKLITHQRVHTGEKPYRCLECGKFFRDRSNLITHQRIHTGEKPYKCRECGKCFNQSSSLIIHQRIHTGEKPYKCMECGKDFNNSSHFSAHRRTHAGGKVS from the exons ATGCAGGAAGACGCTGGACAAGGACGGCCAGCTGAAAGGAGGCATCCAGGCGAGACCATGGCTGTAGCCCTGGAAGCCCGGGCCCAGGCCTCCCCGCCACCAGAGCCTGAAGAACTCTTGATTGTCAAGCTGGAGGAGGACTCGTGGAGACCGGACTCCCAACCCCGGGAGAAGGACCATGACCCTGTCCCTGGCCCCGAGGCCTCCCGCCAGCGCTTCAGGCAGTTCCGGTACAGGGATGCGGCGGGACCCCACGAGGCCTTCAGCCAGCTCTGGGCACTCTGCTGTCACTGGCTGAGGCCGGAGATCCGCCTCAAAGAGCAGATACTGGAGTTGCTGGTGCTGGAGCAGTTCCTGACTATCTTACCCAGGGAGGTCCAGGCCTGGGTACAGGCGCGCCACCCTGAGAGTGGCGAGGAGGCGGTGGCCCTGGTGGAGGATTGGCACCGAGAGGCGCGGGCCGCGGGACAGCAG GAACTGGAACTGTGTGCAGAAGAGACCAGGTCCTTAAAGACAGTGAAGGAATCTCAGAGCTTCCAGCTGTGGACAGCAGATCACTGGCCCGAGGGACAGTCCCAGAAGCAGTGGGTGAAGAATCCATGTCCTGACCTTCCCAAGCGTCTAGACACCAAGATGGCACTACAGCCCTTGAAAGAGAGTG CTGTCCTCATTCCCCGAGTCCCTACTCTACCAAAGATGGGAAGCGTTGGAGATTGGGAGGTGACAGTGGAGTCTCAG GAAGCCCTGGGTCCCGTCAGACACGCTGAGAAGGAGTTCTGCAAGGACCCCCCAGTAGACAGCTGTGGGAACGGCCTGCCCCTGG GAGTTCCAGTTTCAAAACCAACCATCATCTCCCAGCAAGAGCAAGGACCAGAATTTTGGGGTCCAAGATTTgtaaattctggacaaaagaacCCTGAAGATTACAGCTGGGATACTGAGCAGACAAAACCAGCTCAGGCATTGGCCTGGAGGGATTCCAAGGCCTGGGAAGAACGATATCAGTGGGACGTGGAGGATGTGAAAGTATCAGGTGTGCACTGGAGCTATGAGGAGACTAAGACTTTCCTGGCAATTTTGAGTGAGTCTCCTTTTTCTGAAAAACTCCGGACTTGTCACCAGAACCGCCAGGTGTACCGGGCCATTGCAGAAAGGCTGAGGGCACAGGGCTTCCTGCGGACCCTGGAGCAGTGTCGCTACAGAGTCAAAAATCTCCTACGGAATTACCGGAAAGCCAAGAGCAGCCACCCGCCGGGGACCTGCCCCTTCTATGAGGAGCTGGAGGCCCTGGTGAGGGCTCGGACGGCCATCAGAGCCTCAGATGGCCCAGGAGAGGCTGTGGCTCTCCCCAGGCTGGGGGACAGTGACATGGAGGTGGATGAGCAGGAGGAAGGGGGCTGGGAGCCTGAGGAAACAACGGACGACTGTAATGGTGATGACAGTCACCTGGCCACTGAAGAGTTCGTCCACAGACCCAGGATTCCAGGGGGCCCAGCTCTGCTCCAGAGTCGTATTG GTTTTGAGATGAGGCATGAGGGTGAAGACCAGATTTCAGAGCAAGACATCTTTGAAGATTTGCCTGGAGCCTTATCAAAGTGTACTGCAGAGGATGATTGCTACCCTCATGATTGGGGGGAagacagtgaaaatgaaaacGAAGGTAAAGGGCAGTGGGGAAATCCATCCCAGGATCAGTGGGAAGAATGTTCTTCTGAAGAGGACTTAGAAAAACTCATCGATCATCAAGGCCTGTACCTTGCAGAGAAACCCTTCAAGTGTGACACGTGCGTGAAAAGGTTCAGCCGGAATTCACAGTTAATTGCCCACCAGCGGATACACACAGGTGAGAGGCCCTACAAATGCCTTGAATGTGGGAAAAGCTTTAGTGACCGCTCCAACTTCAATACCCATCAGagaatccacactggagagaagccctacAAATGCCTTGAATGTGGGAAAAGCTTTAGTGACCACTCCAATCTCATCACCCACCAGAGAACGCACACAAGGGTGAAACCCTATAAATGTGGGGAATGTTGGGAAGGCTTCACCCAGAGCTCAAACCTTCTGAAACATCAGAGAATCCACTTGGGAGGAAATCCTGATCACTGTGGTGAGCCTGGGAAAAACTCTGGCCAGAGCCCATCCTTTAGTGCTCACTGGAGGAACTCAGCAGAGGAGACATCTCTGGAACAAACTCAGAGTGCCAGTAAGAACTTGAATTCTCCTGGACTGCAAAGCACCAACTCAGGGGATAAACTTTATCAGTGTTCCGAATGTGGAAGAAGCTTCTCCAAGAGTTCTGCCCTCATCAGTCACCAAAGAATCCACACGGGAGAGAAACCATATGGATGTGCCGAATGTGGGAAAAGCTTCAGTAAGAGCTCCACTCTGGCCAACCACCAGCGAacccacactggggagaagcCGTATGAGTGTGCGGACTGTGGGAAATGCTTCGGGGAGCGTTCCAAGCTCATCACACACCAGAGGGTGCACACAGGAGAGAAGCCCTACAGATGCCTCGAGTGTGGGAAGTTCTTCCGTGACCGTTCCAACCTCATTACCCACCAGAGAatccacacaggagagaaaccttataAGTGCAGAGAGTGTGGGAAATGCTTTAACCAGAGCTCCAGTCTTATTATTCACCAGAGAATCCACACCGGGGAGAAACCCTACAAGTGTATGGAGTGTGGCAAAGATTTCAACAACAGCTCCCACTTCAGTGCCCACAGGAGAACCCATGCAGGAGGGAAGGTGTCATag
- the ZSCAN20 gene encoding zinc finger and SCAN domain-containing protein 20 isoform X2 gives MQEDAGQGRPAERRHPGETMAVALEARAQASPPPEPEELLIVKLEEDSWRPDSQPREKDHDPVPGPEASRQRFRQFRYRDAAGPHEAFSQLWALCCHWLRPEIRLKEQILELLVLEQFLTILPREVQAWVQARHPESGEEAVALVEDWHREARAAGQQELELCAEETRSLKTVKESQSFQLWTADHWPEGQSQKQWVKNPCPDLPKRLDTKMALQPLKESAVLIPRVPTLPKMGSVGDWEVTVESQEALGPVRHAEKEFCKDPPVDSCGNGLPLGVPVSKPTIISQQEQGPEFWGPRFVNSGQKNPEDYSWDTEQTKPAQALAWRDSKAWEERYQWDVEDVKVSGVHWSYEETKTFLAILSESPFSEKLRTCHQNRQVYRAIAERLRAQGFLRTLEQCRYRVKNLLRNYRKAKSSHPPGTCPFYEELEALVRARTAIRASDGPGEAVALPRLGDSDMEVDEQEEGGWEPEETTDDCNGDDSHLATEEFVHRPRIPGGPALLQSRIGVHWGYEETKAFLTILSESPFSEKLRTCHQNSQVYRAIAERLCAQGFLRTLEQCRYRFKNLLRSYRKAKSSHPPGTCPFYEELDSLMRARTAVRDMGTSKEAVGLPTSGESGTQVVNQEAWDEMAGEDAIRSPTPGPKTPDTGFEMRHEGEDQISEQDIFEDLPGALSKCTAEDDCYPHDWGEDSENENEGKGQWGNPSQDQWEECSSEEDLEKLIDHQGLYLAEKPFKCDTCVKRFSRNSQLIAHQRIHTGERPYKCLECGKSFSDRSNFNTHQRIHTGEKPYKCLECGKSFSDHSNLITHQRTHTRVKPYKCGECWEGFTQSSNLLKHQRIHLGGNPDHCGEPGKNSGQSPSFSAHWRNSAEETSLEQTQSASKNLNSPGLQSTNSGDKLYQCSECGRSFSKSSALISHQRIHTGEKPYGCAECGKSFSKSSTLANHQRTHTGEKPYECADCGKCFGERSKLITHQRVHTGEKPYRCLECGKFFRDRSNLITHQRIHTGEKPYKCRECGKCFNQSSSLIIHQRIHTGEKPYKCMECGKDFNNSSHFSAHRRTHAGGKVS, from the exons ATGCAGGAAGACGCTGGACAAGGACGGCCAGCTGAAAGGAGGCATCCAGGCGAGACCATGGCTGTAGCCCTGGAAGCCCGGGCCCAGGCCTCCCCGCCACCAGAGCCTGAAGAACTCTTGATTGTCAAGCTGGAGGAGGACTCGTGGAGACCGGACTCCCAACCCCGGGAGAAGGACCATGACCCTGTCCCTGGCCCCGAGGCCTCCCGCCAGCGCTTCAGGCAGTTCCGGTACAGGGATGCGGCGGGACCCCACGAGGCCTTCAGCCAGCTCTGGGCACTCTGCTGTCACTGGCTGAGGCCGGAGATCCGCCTCAAAGAGCAGATACTGGAGTTGCTGGTGCTGGAGCAGTTCCTGACTATCTTACCCAGGGAGGTCCAGGCCTGGGTACAGGCGCGCCACCCTGAGAGTGGCGAGGAGGCGGTGGCCCTGGTGGAGGATTGGCACCGAGAGGCGCGGGCCGCGGGACAGCAG GAACTGGAACTGTGTGCAGAAGAGACCAGGTCCTTAAAGACAGTGAAGGAATCTCAGAGCTTCCAGCTGTGGACAGCAGATCACTGGCCCGAGGGACAGTCCCAGAAGCAGTGGGTGAAGAATCCATGTCCTGACCTTCCCAAGCGTCTAGACACCAAGATGGCACTACAGCCCTTGAAAGAGAGTG CTGTCCTCATTCCCCGAGTCCCTACTCTACCAAAGATGGGAAGCGTTGGAGATTGGGAGGTGACAGTGGAGTCTCAG GAAGCCCTGGGTCCCGTCAGACACGCTGAGAAGGAGTTCTGCAAGGACCCCCCAGTAGACAGCTGTGGGAACGGCCTGCCCCTGG GAGTTCCAGTTTCAAAACCAACCATCATCTCCCAGCAAGAGCAAGGACCAGAATTTTGGGGTCCAAGATTTgtaaattctggacaaaagaacCCTGAAGATTACAGCTGGGATACTGAGCAGACAAAACCAGCTCAGGCATTGGCCTGGAGGGATTCCAAGGCCTGGGAAGAACGATATCAGTGGGACGTGGAGGATGTGAAAGTATCAGGTGTGCACTGGAGCTATGAGGAGACTAAGACTTTCCTGGCAATTTTGAGTGAGTCTCCTTTTTCTGAAAAACTCCGGACTTGTCACCAGAACCGCCAGGTGTACCGGGCCATTGCAGAAAGGCTGAGGGCACAGGGCTTCCTGCGGACCCTGGAGCAGTGTCGCTACAGAGTCAAAAATCTCCTACGGAATTACCGGAAAGCCAAGAGCAGCCACCCGCCGGGGACCTGCCCCTTCTATGAGGAGCTGGAGGCCCTGGTGAGGGCTCGGACGGCCATCAGAGCCTCAGATGGCCCAGGAGAGGCTGTGGCTCTCCCCAGGCTGGGGGACAGTGACATGGAGGTGGATGAGCAGGAGGAAGGGGGCTGGGAGCCTGAGGAAACAACGGACGACTGTAATGGTGATGACAGTCACCTGGCCACTGAAGAGTTCGTCCACAGACCCAGGATTCCAGGGGGCCCAGCTCTGCTCCAGAGTCGTATTG GTGTGCACTGGGGCTACGAGGAGACCAAGGCCTTCCTGACCATTCTCAGTGAGTCCCCATTCTCTGAGAAGCTTCGCACTTGTCACCAGAACAGCCAGGTGTACCGGGCCATTGCAGAGCGGCTGTGTGCACAGGGCTTCCTGCGGACCCTGGAGCAGTGTCGCTACAGATTCAAAAACCTCCTTCGAAGCTACCGAAAAGCCAAGAGCAGCCACCCACCTGGGACCTGCCCCTTCTATGAGGAGCTGGACTCGCTGATGAGGGCTCGGACTGCGGTTAGAGACATGGGGACCAGCAAGGAGGCAGTGGGTCTTCCTACTTCTGGGGAGAGTGGTACCCAGGTTGTCAACCAGGAGGCCTGGGATGAAATGGCAGGTGAAGATGCCATCAGATCTCCAACCCCAGGTCCTAAAACCCCAGACACTG GTTTTGAGATGAGGCATGAGGGTGAAGACCAGATTTCAGAGCAAGACATCTTTGAAGATTTGCCTGGAGCCTTATCAAAGTGTACTGCAGAGGATGATTGCTACCCTCATGATTGGGGGGAagacagtgaaaatgaaaacGAAGGTAAAGGGCAGTGGGGAAATCCATCCCAGGATCAGTGGGAAGAATGTTCTTCTGAAGAGGACTTAGAAAAACTCATCGATCATCAAGGCCTGTACCTTGCAGAGAAACCCTTCAAGTGTGACACGTGCGTGAAAAGGTTCAGCCGGAATTCACAGTTAATTGCCCACCAGCGGATACACACAGGTGAGAGGCCCTACAAATGCCTTGAATGTGGGAAAAGCTTTAGTGACCGCTCCAACTTCAATACCCATCAGagaatccacactggagagaagccctacAAATGCCTTGAATGTGGGAAAAGCTTTAGTGACCACTCCAATCTCATCACCCACCAGAGAACGCACACAAGGGTGAAACCCTATAAATGTGGGGAATGTTGGGAAGGCTTCACCCAGAGCTCAAACCTTCTGAAACATCAGAGAATCCACTTGGGAGGAAATCCTGATCACTGTGGTGAGCCTGGGAAAAACTCTGGCCAGAGCCCATCCTTTAGTGCTCACTGGAGGAACTCAGCAGAGGAGACATCTCTGGAACAAACTCAGAGTGCCAGTAAGAACTTGAATTCTCCTGGACTGCAAAGCACCAACTCAGGGGATAAACTTTATCAGTGTTCCGAATGTGGAAGAAGCTTCTCCAAGAGTTCTGCCCTCATCAGTCACCAAAGAATCCACACGGGAGAGAAACCATATGGATGTGCCGAATGTGGGAAAAGCTTCAGTAAGAGCTCCACTCTGGCCAACCACCAGCGAacccacactggggagaagcCGTATGAGTGTGCGGACTGTGGGAAATGCTTCGGGGAGCGTTCCAAGCTCATCACACACCAGAGGGTGCACACAGGAGAGAAGCCCTACAGATGCCTCGAGTGTGGGAAGTTCTTCCGTGACCGTTCCAACCTCATTACCCACCAGAGAatccacacaggagagaaaccttataAGTGCAGAGAGTGTGGGAAATGCTTTAACCAGAGCTCCAGTCTTATTATTCACCAGAGAATCCACACCGGGGAGAAACCCTACAAGTGTATGGAGTGTGGCAAAGATTTCAACAACAGCTCCCACTTCAGTGCCCACAGGAGAACCCATGCAGGAGGGAAGGTGTCATag